In one Modestobacter sp. L9-4 genomic region, the following are encoded:
- a CDS encoding creatininase family protein: MTSRLLTDLSAPALVDALGPDSVVVLPVGAVEQHGPHLPVATDLITAQAIAERAVAQFGEESDLWLLPPLAYTKSNEHAWSAGTFWLSAATLTAVLHDLGRSLARTPARRLVFLNGHGGNSSLLQVAARDIRLETGLRTFTVHPRPPADQGGESPAGELGMGVHGGMDETSLMLHLRPELVDMSKAERWVPEHLDAYRHVRFGGSVSFGWSSDDFGPSGVIGDASGATAEYGEQRAAGMVTYLGEALAEVARFDPRPA; encoded by the coding sequence GTGACCTCGCGACTCCTCACCGACCTGTCCGCACCGGCCCTGGTCGACGCCCTCGGCCCGGACAGCGTGGTGGTGCTGCCGGTCGGCGCGGTCGAGCAGCACGGCCCGCACCTGCCGGTGGCCACCGACCTGATCACCGCGCAGGCGATCGCCGAGCGGGCCGTCGCGCAGTTCGGCGAGGAGTCCGACCTCTGGCTGCTCCCGCCGCTGGCCTACACGAAGTCCAACGAGCACGCGTGGTCGGCGGGCACCTTCTGGCTGTCGGCGGCGACGCTGACCGCGGTGCTGCACGACCTGGGCCGCAGCCTCGCCCGCACCCCGGCCCGGCGGCTGGTGTTCCTCAACGGACACGGCGGCAACTCCTCGCTGCTGCAGGTCGCCGCGCGCGACATCCGGCTGGAGACCGGCCTGCGCACCTTCACCGTGCACCCCCGCCCGCCGGCCGACCAGGGCGGCGAGAGCCCCGCCGGTGAGCTGGGCATGGGCGTGCACGGCGGGATGGACGAGACGTCGCTGATGCTGCACCTGCGCCCGGAGCTGGTCGACATGTCCAAGGCCGAGCGCTGGGTGCCCGAGCACCTGGACGCCTACCGGCACGTGCGCTTCGGCGGCTCGGTGAGCTTCGGCTGGTCCTCGGACGACTTCGGCCCGTCCGGGGTGATCGGCGACGCCTCCGGTGCCACCGCCGAGTACGGCGAGCAGCGGGCGGCCGGCATGGTCACCTACCTCGGCGAGGCGCTGGCCGAGGTCGCCCGCTTCGACCCGCGCCCCGCCTGA
- a CDS encoding amidohydrolase family protein has protein sequence MLIVRGARVVVTGEAELPGADVACSDDGLVAATAGPDAEVLDATGCVVTPGLVNAHHHLLQTAFRTLPGTRGVPMAQWLPTMAAAYAAVGVDDELAHAAASAGLAEALLCGVTTVADHHLTWPAALPDGGVGIATATATAARELGARLVFVRGSARDDPQDAAASADAIATALVPPGGVTADGALQVAVGPAGVHSDAPETFALLAEVAARHGLRRRTQANEQVDVVIAAERYGRRPLELLDEWGWLAPDVTLAHLCAVTPAEIARLAATGVTATHAPGCDLPMGWGVAPVAALSDAGVPVGLGTSGGGSNDAGHLLADARLAMQVAPLAGRPVAAREVLGWATRGSADGLGRADLGRLTVGARADLVCWDVTGVADTGVADPVAGLLWASPGRRPRHVVVGGRVVVRDGVLQTRPETDVVAGLTGLLGRRR, from the coding sequence GTGCTGATCGTGCGCGGTGCCCGGGTGGTCGTGACCGGCGAGGCGGAGCTGCCCGGGGCGGACGTGGCGTGCTCCGACGACGGGCTGGTCGCCGCGACCGCCGGACCGGACGCCGAGGTGCTCGACGCCACCGGCTGCGTGGTCACCCCCGGCCTGGTCAACGCCCACCACCACCTGCTGCAGACCGCCTTCCGCACGCTGCCGGGCACCCGGGGCGTGCCGATGGCGCAGTGGCTGCCGACCATGGCCGCCGCCTACGCCGCGGTCGGGGTGGACGACGAGCTGGCGCACGCCGCGGCGTCCGCGGGGCTGGCGGAGGCGCTGCTGTGCGGGGTCACCACGGTCGCCGACCACCACCTCACCTGGCCCGCTGCGCTCCCGGACGGCGGCGTGGGCATCGCGACGGCCACCGCCACCGCGGCCCGCGAGCTGGGGGCCCGGCTGGTGTTCGTCCGCGGCTCGGCCCGCGACGACCCGCAGGACGCGGCTGCCTCGGCCGACGCGATCGCCACCGCCCTCGTGCCGCCCGGCGGCGTGACCGCCGACGGCGCGCTGCAGGTCGCGGTCGGCCCGGCGGGCGTGCACAGCGACGCACCGGAGACGTTCGCGCTGCTGGCCGAGGTCGCCGCCCGGCACGGGCTGCGCAGGCGCACCCAGGCCAACGAGCAGGTCGACGTGGTCATCGCCGCCGAGCGGTACGGCCGCCGTCCGCTCGAGCTGCTCGACGAGTGGGGCTGGCTCGCCCCCGACGTCACCCTGGCCCACCTGTGCGCGGTCACCCCCGCCGAGATCGCCCGGCTGGCCGCCACCGGCGTCACCGCCACCCACGCGCCGGGCTGCGACCTGCCGATGGGCTGGGGCGTGGCGCCGGTGGCCGCGCTGTCCGACGCCGGCGTCCCGGTCGGGCTGGGCACCAGCGGCGGCGGCTCCAACGACGCCGGCCACCTGCTGGCCGACGCCCGGCTGGCGATGCAGGTCGCCCCGCTGGCCGGACGCCCGGTCGCCGCCCGCGAGGTGCTCGGCTGGGCGACCCGCGGCTCGGCCGACGGGCTGGGCCGCGCCGACCTCGGCCGGCTCACCGTCGGCGCGCGGGCCGACCTCGTCTGCTGGGACGTCACCGGCGTCGCCGACACGGGCGTCGCCGACCCGGTCGCCGGGCTGCTGTGGGCATCGCCGGGCCGACGTCCCCGGCACGTCGTGGTCGGCGGGCGGGTGGTCGTGCGCGACGGCGTGCTGCAGACCCGGCCTGAGACCGACGTCGTCGCCGGGCTGACCGGCCTGCTGGGGCGGCGGCGGTGA
- a CDS encoding VOC family protein: MTGPLAGAVLDHVGTEEADVDARVAFLVDVLGFRVLRWGTHVVTGRRIVMLTDPAGTKLELMEVAVRTGDLDHVGYRVADVDAAHAALLAAGCTEVRPPFEIAAARARSSLVREAAGHQLQLIAYAPGSPDVPGT; this comes from the coding sequence GTGACCGGGCCGCTGGCCGGCGCCGTGCTCGACCACGTCGGCACCGAGGAGGCCGACGTCGACGCCCGGGTGGCCTTCCTCGTCGACGTCCTCGGCTTCCGGGTGCTGCGCTGGGGCACGCACGTGGTCACCGGACGGCGGATCGTGATGCTCACCGACCCGGCCGGCACGAAGCTGGAGCTGATGGAGGTCGCGGTGCGCACCGGCGACCTCGACCACGTCGGCTACCGGGTGGCCGACGTCGACGCCGCGCACGCCGCCCTGCTGGCGGCAGGCTGCACGGAGGTGCGTCCGCCGTTCGAGATCGCCGCGGCGCGGGCCCGCTCGTCGCTGGTGCGGGAGGCGGCCGGGCACCAGCTGCAGCTCATCGCCTACGCACCCGGCTCGCCGGACGTGCCGGGAACCTGA
- a CDS encoding amidohydrolase family protein produces MTRLLVRNAVLLTCDPQRPDPFRGWFTVDDAGRLAAVEPGDPPAGTTADEVLDAGGALVGPGFVSAHSHLFTSGFRGIAMDSSLYGWLEVMLAHTAVADAEDVYWMTRHGAQDFLRNGVTTAYDFTDTGLTFEKESAGVSRYGATLPETAYQHAQLRAKVDAGLRHVHSVMLAQGDVPQADALAQLDDVVAAAADADPDLHLGLALSGTVQWADSRDAAALEVTAMRRHGLLNQPHFLETPHEVELQRSKFDWYADAGALGPDLVFGHFIQTTDEILTRAAAAGCGMSWQPMSNGRLASGVAAVPRMRELGMRVGMGLDDQSCTDVSDPFSNMRTGLALLRATHHDPAALPVRDVLELHTRGSAEVLGIDDRVGSLRVGRYADFLVVDPREPDTGPVWDPIGTYVLACSLRNLAQVRVGGRLVAAGSRLTDPAAGEVSGQLHERVARLRRAVSG; encoded by the coding sequence GTGACCCGCCTCCTGGTGCGCAACGCCGTCCTGCTGACCTGCGACCCGCAGCGTCCCGACCCCTTCCGCGGCTGGTTCACCGTGGACGACGCCGGCCGGCTGGCCGCCGTCGAGCCCGGTGACCCGCCGGCCGGGACGACCGCCGACGAGGTGCTCGACGCCGGCGGCGCGCTGGTCGGGCCGGGGTTCGTGTCCGCGCACAGCCACCTGTTCACCTCCGGCTTCCGCGGCATCGCGATGGACTCCTCGCTGTACGGCTGGCTGGAGGTGATGCTCGCCCACACCGCCGTGGCCGACGCCGAGGACGTCTACTGGATGACCCGGCACGGGGCGCAGGACTTCCTCCGCAACGGCGTCACCACCGCCTACGACTTCACCGACACCGGGCTGACGTTCGAGAAGGAGTCCGCCGGGGTCTCCCGCTACGGGGCCACGCTGCCCGAGACCGCCTACCAGCACGCCCAGCTGCGGGCCAAGGTCGACGCCGGGCTGCGGCACGTGCACAGCGTGATGCTCGCCCAGGGCGACGTCCCGCAGGCCGACGCCCTCGCCCAGCTCGACGACGTGGTCGCGGCCGCCGCGGACGCCGACCCGGACCTGCACCTGGGGCTGGCGCTCAGCGGCACCGTGCAGTGGGCCGACAGCCGGGACGCCGCCGCGCTGGAGGTGACCGCCATGCGCCGGCACGGGCTGCTCAACCAGCCGCACTTCCTGGAGACCCCGCACGAGGTCGAGCTGCAGCGGTCGAAGTTCGACTGGTACGCCGACGCCGGGGCGCTGGGCCCGGACCTGGTGTTCGGGCACTTCATCCAGACCACCGACGAGATCCTCACCCGGGCCGCCGCGGCCGGCTGCGGGATGAGCTGGCAGCCGATGAGCAACGGTCGGCTGGCGTCGGGGGTGGCCGCGGTACCGCGGATGCGGGAGCTGGGCATGCGCGTCGGGATGGGCCTGGACGACCAGTCCTGCACCGACGTCAGCGACCCGTTCAGCAACATGCGCACCGGCCTGGCCCTGCTGCGGGCCACCCACCACGACCCCGCCGCGCTGCCGGTGCGCGACGTGCTGGAGCTGCACACCCGCGGCTCGGCCGAGGTGCTCGGCATCGACGACCGGGTGGGCAGCCTGCGGGTGGGCCGCTACGCCGACTTCCTCGTCGTCGACCCGCGCGAGCCGGACACCGGCCCGGTGTGGGACCCGATCGGCACCTACGTGCTCGCCTGCTCGTTGCGCAACCTGGCGCAGGTCCGGGTCGGTGGCCGGCTGGTGGCCGCGGGTTCCCGGCTCACCGACCCCGCCGCCGGCGAGGTCTCCGGCCAGCTGCACGAGCGCGTCGCCCGCCTCCGCCGCGCCGTCTCCGGCTGA
- a CDS encoding AAA family ATPase encodes MIVWLNGTHGVGKTTASVLVQRLIPGSRVLDAEKVGETLMDITPPLPATDDFQHWPLWRPLVVETARRVLEFTGGTLVMPMTVLVEQYWREISAGLASHGIPVRHVVLHAEPDVLRARIASDTVLGPSDFRASRLEPYAEAARTWLHAEAEVVDTTDLSPSQVATRIVAGVDAGR; translated from the coding sequence GTGATCGTCTGGCTGAACGGGACCCACGGCGTCGGCAAGACGACGGCGAGCGTGCTGGTCCAACGGCTGATCCCCGGCTCGCGGGTGCTCGACGCGGAGAAGGTCGGCGAGACGCTGATGGACATCACGCCGCCGCTGCCGGCGACGGACGACTTCCAGCACTGGCCGCTCTGGCGGCCGCTGGTCGTCGAGACCGCCCGCCGGGTGCTCGAGTTCACCGGCGGCACGCTGGTGATGCCGATGACCGTCCTGGTGGAGCAGTACTGGCGGGAGATCAGCGCAGGTCTCGCCAGTCACGGCATCCCGGTCCGGCACGTCGTCCTGCACGCCGAGCCCGACGTCCTCCGCGCGCGGATCGCGAGCGACACCGTGCTCGGCCCGTCCGACTTCCGCGCGAGCCGCCTCGAGCCCTACGCAGAAGCGGCCCGCACCTGGCTGCACGCCGAGGCCGAGGTCGTCGACACGACGGACCTCTCGCCGTCCCAGGTCGCCACCCGGATCGTGGCAGGCGTCGACGCGGGCAGGTGA
- a CDS encoding ABC transporter substrate-binding protein, with the protein MRRIRTTIGLAAVSLSVLSLAACGGSDDSAAAAVAAPTAAAGGTDLAAAGCPATVVIQTDWNPEAEHGGVYQLLGPDPTIDAGSKSVKGNLVDSDGNSTGVQVEVRSGGPAIGFQAVSAQMYTDEDITLGYVDTDEAIQLSATQPTVGVLAQLDKSPQMIMWDPASHPDVKTIADLGKTDTIVRYFEGSAYMDYLVGAGLLKESQLDGGYDGTPAAFVASGGEDSQQGYASAEPYIYENEVDAWKKPVDYQLVYDAGFQPYASPLSVRADALEGLSGCLKALVPIMQQADLDYVADPAAVNKLIVDLVEQFNTGWQYSEGVADYSVKTMKDLGLVGNGPDGTHGSFDTDRLKTLIEQTTPIFTDQGTAPKDGLTPEDIATNEFLDKSIALK; encoded by the coding sequence GTGCGCAGGATCCGCACCACGATCGGCCTCGCGGCCGTGAGCCTGTCCGTCCTCAGCCTGGCCGCCTGCGGGGGCAGCGACGACTCCGCCGCAGCCGCCGTCGCAGCTCCCACGGCAGCCGCGGGCGGCACCGACCTGGCGGCGGCCGGGTGTCCGGCCACGGTCGTCATCCAGACCGACTGGAACCCCGAGGCCGAGCACGGCGGCGTCTACCAGCTGCTCGGGCCGGACCCGACGATCGACGCCGGGTCGAAGTCGGTGAAGGGCAACCTGGTCGACTCCGACGGCAACAGCACCGGGGTGCAGGTGGAGGTCCGCTCGGGTGGGCCGGCCATCGGGTTCCAGGCGGTGAGCGCGCAGATGTACACCGACGAGGACATCACCCTGGGCTACGTCGACACCGACGAGGCGATCCAGCTCTCGGCCACCCAGCCCACCGTGGGCGTGCTCGCGCAGCTGGACAAGTCGCCGCAGATGATCATGTGGGACCCGGCATCGCACCCGGACGTGAAGACCATCGCCGACCTCGGCAAGACCGACACGATCGTCCGGTACTTCGAGGGCTCGGCCTACATGGACTACCTGGTCGGGGCCGGCCTGCTCAAGGAGAGCCAGCTCGACGGCGGGTACGACGGCACCCCGGCGGCGTTCGTCGCCTCCGGTGGCGAGGACTCCCAGCAGGGGTACGCCAGCGCCGAGCCCTACATCTACGAGAACGAGGTCGACGCCTGGAAGAAGCCGGTCGACTACCAGCTGGTCTACGACGCCGGCTTCCAGCCCTACGCCTCGCCGCTGTCGGTGCGCGCGGACGCCCTCGAGGGGCTGTCGGGCTGCCTGAAGGCGCTCGTGCCGATCATGCAGCAGGCCGACCTGGACTACGTGGCCGACCCGGCGGCGGTGAACAAGCTGATCGTGGACCTGGTGGAGCAGTTCAACACCGGCTGGCAGTACTCCGAGGGCGTCGCCGACTACTCGGTGAAGACGATGAAGGACCTGGGGCTGGTCGGCAACGGACCCGACGGCACGCACGGCTCCTTCGACACCGACCGGCTGAAGACGCTCATCGAGCAGACGACGCCGATCTTCACCGACCAGGGCACCGCGCCCAAGGACGGCCTGACGCCCGAGGACATCGCGACCAACGAGTTCCTCGACAAGTCCATCGCCCTGAAGTAG
- a CDS encoding ABC transporter permease: MTTTVQDAPPTDSTPAAGTGGTAPLVRRRRGSRLARWAAPLAVLVALLGLWYAITYLVLAPKKRFLMPPPQDVVTQALLDGPTMQRIGEALAQTVKVTFTGLVIAIVIGMVWAVLMSQAKVAERSLFPYAVALQCIPILALVPLIGFWFGFGFPARVIVCVLIALFPIVSNTLFGLQSVDRGMHELFDLHGASRLTRLVKLQLPAAMPAIFAGFRISAGLSVVGAIVGDVFFKQGTAGLGIVLDNFRSRLQGPQLFAAILVAAALGFAVFALFGWLGKLAVGRWYDQSRDPA, encoded by the coding sequence GTGACGACGACCGTGCAGGACGCCCCGCCGACCGACAGCACCCCGGCCGCCGGCACCGGCGGGACCGCGCCGCTGGTGCGCCGCCGGCGCGGCAGCCGGCTCGCCCGGTGGGCCGCACCGCTGGCGGTCCTGGTCGCGCTGCTCGGCCTCTGGTACGCCATCACCTACCTGGTGCTGGCGCCCAAGAAGCGCTTCCTGATGCCGCCTCCGCAGGACGTCGTCACCCAGGCCCTGCTCGACGGGCCCACCATGCAACGGATCGGCGAGGCGCTGGCCCAGACGGTGAAGGTGACCTTCACCGGGCTGGTGATCGCCATCGTCATCGGCATGGTGTGGGCGGTGCTGATGAGCCAGGCCAAGGTCGCCGAGCGCTCGCTGTTCCCCTATGCGGTCGCGCTGCAGTGCATCCCGATCCTGGCCCTGGTGCCCCTGATCGGCTTCTGGTTCGGCTTCGGGTTCCCGGCCCGGGTCATCGTCTGCGTGCTCATCGCGCTGTTCCCGATCGTGTCCAACACGCTGTTCGGGCTGCAGTCGGTCGACCGGGGCATGCACGAGCTGTTCGACCTGCACGGTGCGAGTCGTCTGACCCGGCTGGTGAAGCTGCAGCTGCCCGCCGCGATGCCGGCGATCTTCGCCGGCTTCCGGATCTCCGCCGGGCTCTCGGTGGTCGGCGCGATCGTCGGTGACGTCTTCTTCAAGCAGGGCACCGCCGGGCTCGGCATCGTGCTGGACAACTTCCGGTCCCGGCTCCAGGGCCCGCAGCTGTTCGCCGCCATCCTGGTCGCCGCCGCCCTCGGGTTCGCCGTCTTCGCCCTCTTCGGCTGGCTCGGGAAGCTCGCCGTCGGCCGCTGGTACGACCAGAGCCGCGACCCGGCCTGA
- a CDS encoding ABC transporter ATP-binding protein, with protein sequence MSAPAPSVPAAGTGTRVLHFRDVAKAFPDGTVALEGVDLDVHRGEFVTVVGPSGCGKSTLLRIASGLSPATSGTAQMDAARIGYVFQDATLLPWRSVLKNVQLLAELHGMSKTATNQASRDAIELVGLAGHEKKLPRALSGGMRMRASLARSLTLDPDLFLFDEPFGALDEITRERLNDELIRLFHAKGFGALFITHSVSEAVYLSTKVLVMSGRPGHVVDTFEVPFGADRTPELRFTPEFAALSGQVSHALRAGHS encoded by the coding sequence GTGAGCGCACCCGCGCCCAGCGTCCCCGCGGCCGGCACCGGCACCCGCGTCCTGCACTTCCGGGACGTCGCCAAGGCCTTCCCCGACGGCACCGTCGCCCTCGAGGGCGTCGACCTCGACGTCCACCGCGGTGAGTTCGTCACCGTGGTCGGCCCCTCGGGCTGCGGCAAGAGCACGCTGCTGCGGATCGCGTCGGGGCTGTCGCCGGCGACCTCGGGCACCGCCCAGATGGACGCCGCGCGGATCGGCTACGTCTTCCAGGACGCCACCCTGCTGCCCTGGCGCTCGGTGTTGAAGAACGTGCAACTGCTCGCCGAGCTGCACGGGATGAGCAAGACGGCCACCAACCAGGCCTCGCGCGACGCGATCGAGCTGGTCGGGCTGGCCGGGCACGAGAAGAAGCTGCCGCGGGCGCTGTCCGGCGGCATGCGGATGCGCGCCTCGCTGGCCCGCTCGCTCACCCTCGACCCCGACCTCTTCCTCTTCGACGAGCCCTTCGGCGCACTCGACGAGATCACCCGCGAGCGCCTCAACGACGAGCTCATCCGGCTCTTCCACGCCAAGGGCTTCGGGGCGCTGTTCATCACCCACTCGGTCAGCGAGGCCGTCTACCTGTCCACCAAGGTGCTCGTGATGAGCGGGCGCCCCGGTCACGTCGTCGACACCTTCGAGGTGCCCTTCGGCGCCGACCGGACGCCGGAGCTGCGCTTCACCCCGGAGTTCGCGGCGCTGTCCGGCCAGGTCTCCCACGCCCTCCGGGCGGGCCACTCGTGA
- a CDS encoding amidohydrolase family protein produces MSLLLQGATDLDGARVDVRITGGVVAAVAAVLAPQPDDEVVDLAGHWLLPAPAEPHAHLDKALTSHRVPNTTGDLAGAITAIRAIAADFTHDDLVERATRAVYEYLANGTTAIRTHADVGAHAGTRHLRALVQVRDALAGLVDVQVVALLSAPWTDLEAATTPRLLAEAIDAGADVVGGVPHLWGDRDAGLATSFDAAAAAGLPLDLHTDETLDPTAHGLRDLARRVTATGFDLGVAAGHCVSLGVHPLEVARSTAAEVARAGIGVIALPQTNLFLQGRDARVAPPRGLTAVRTLLDAGATVGGGGDNLRDPFNPMGRADACEAASLLVTAGHLSTREAWHAVSAGARACMGLPVPAVAVGAVAEFLALEAESLDAAVAGAATARVVVSRGRVVARSSVTRAVLTGA; encoded by the coding sequence GTGAGCCTCCTGCTGCAGGGGGCGACCGACCTCGACGGCGCCCGGGTCGACGTCCGCATCACCGGGGGAGTCGTGGCAGCGGTCGCCGCGGTGCTCGCGCCGCAGCCGGACGACGAGGTGGTCGACCTCGCCGGGCACTGGCTGCTGCCCGCGCCCGCGGAGCCGCACGCGCACCTGGACAAGGCGCTCACCAGCCACCGGGTGCCCAACACCACCGGTGACCTGGCCGGGGCGATCACCGCGATCCGGGCCATCGCCGCCGACTTCACCCACGACGACCTGGTCGAGCGGGCCACCCGCGCCGTGTACGAGTACCTGGCCAACGGCACCACCGCGATCCGCACCCACGCCGACGTCGGCGCGCACGCCGGCACCCGGCACCTGCGCGCGCTGGTGCAGGTCCGCGACGCCCTCGCCGGCCTGGTCGACGTCCAGGTGGTCGCCCTGCTGTCGGCCCCGTGGACCGACCTGGAGGCGGCCACCACACCGCGGCTGCTGGCCGAGGCGATCGACGCCGGCGCGGACGTCGTCGGTGGGGTGCCGCACCTGTGGGGCGACCGGGACGCCGGGCTGGCCACCTCCTTCGACGCCGCGGCCGCCGCCGGCCTGCCGCTGGACCTGCACACCGACGAGACGCTGGACCCCACCGCGCACGGGCTGCGCGACCTCGCCCGCCGGGTGACCGCCACCGGCTTCGACCTCGGGGTGGCCGCCGGGCACTGCGTGAGCCTGGGCGTGCACCCGCTGGAGGTGGCCCGCTCGACCGCCGCGGAGGTGGCCCGGGCCGGCATCGGGGTCATCGCCCTGCCGCAGACCAACCTGTTCCTGCAGGGCCGGGACGCACGTGTCGCCCCGCCGCGCGGGCTGACCGCGGTGCGCACCCTGCTCGACGCCGGGGCCACCGTGGGCGGCGGCGGGGACAACCTGCGCGACCCCTTCAACCCGATGGGCCGGGCCGACGCCTGCGAGGCCGCCTCCCTGCTGGTCACCGCCGGGCACCTGTCGACCCGGGAGGCCTGGCACGCCGTCAGCGCCGGCGCCCGCGCGTGCATGGGGCTGCCCGTTCCGGCGGTCGCCGTGGGCGCGGTCGCGGAGTTCCTGGCGCTGGAGGCGGAGAGCCTGGACGCCGCGGTGGCCGGTGCCGCGACCGCCCGCGTCGTGGTCTCCCGCGGCCGGGTCGTCGCGCGCAGCTCGGTCACCCGGGCGGTGCTCACGGGCGCGTGA